Proteins encoded by one window of Arachis hypogaea cultivar Tifrunner chromosome 1, arahy.Tifrunner.gnm2.J5K5, whole genome shotgun sequence:
- the LOC112710308 gene encoding NAP1-related protein 2 — MAGDRSKKLKASEKSENLDEVHGQLLINIEKLQQIQDDLEKINDKAGDEVLEIEQKYNEIRKPIYDKRNELIKSIPDFWLTAFMSHPTLSELLNEEDIKIFKYLASLEVEDHKDVKSGFKITLNFNPNPYFEETKLVKTFNFLEEGTTKITATPIKWKEGKGIPNGVSHEDKGNKRTLDDISFFSWFSDCEQKDDMDEIHDEVAEIIKDDLWPNPLTYVNNEEIDDEDGDDEANDEENDEDDSEDDDQEDEDDEEDDDNDDDNGN, encoded by the exons ATGGCAGGCGACAGGAGCAAGAAGCTCAAAGCTTCTGAAAAGTCCGAGAATTTGGACGAAGTTCACGGACAGCTCCTCATCAACATCGAGAAATTGCAACAGATCCAAGACGACCTCGAAAAG ATTAATGACAAGGCAGGTGATGAAGTTCTGGAGATAGAACAGAAGTACAATGAGATTAGGAAACCGATTTACGACAAACGAAACGAATTGATCAAATCTATTCCTGATTTCTGGTTGACTGCA TTTATGAGTCATCCCACTCTCTCTGAGCTTCTGAATGAGGAAGACATAAAG ATATTTAAGTATTTGGCTTCTCTCGAAGTTGAAGATCATAAAGATGTCAAATCAGGCTTCAAAATCACCCTT AATTTCAATCCAAATCCTTATTTTGAGGAAACAAAGCTTGTAAAGACCTTTAATTTCCTTGAAGAGGGAACAACAAAAATTACTGCCACCCCCATAAAATGGAAAGAGGGCAAG GGCATACCCAATGGAGTCAGTCATGAGGATAAAGGGAACAAGCGGACTCTTGATGATATCag TTTCTTTAGCTGGTTTAGTGACTGTGAGCAGAAAGATGATATGGATGAGATTCATGATGAG GTTGCAGAAATAATCAAGGATGATTTATGGCCAAACCCACTCACTTATGTCAACAAT GAGGAGATTGATGACGAGGATGGTGATGATGAAGCTAATGATGAG GAAAATGATGAGGATGATTCTGAAGACGATgatcaagaggatgaagatgacgaGGAAGATGATGACAACGATGACGATAATGGCAATTGA